From Primulina tabacum isolate GXHZ01 chromosome 2, ASM2559414v2, whole genome shotgun sequence, one genomic window encodes:
- the LOC142530924 gene encoding mitochondrial outer membrane protein porin of 36 kDa → MVFVKGPGLYSDIGKRARDLLYKDYQGDQKFTVTTYTSNGVAITSSGTKKGELFLADVNTQLKNKNITTDVKVDTNSNVFTTISVDEPAPGVKAIFSFVAPDQKSGKVELQYLHEYAGISTSLGLTAKPLVNFSGVVGYHQAAFGTDISFDTATGNFTKCNAGASFMTPDLIASLILNDKGETLTASYFHTVSPLTNTAVGAELIHSFSSNENTLAIGTQHLLDPLTLVKARVNNYGKASALIQHEWRPRSLITISGEVDTGSIEKSAKIGLAVALKP, encoded by the exons ATGGTGTTTGTGAAGGGTCCAGGTCTTTACTCCGACATTGGCAAGAGAGCCAGAG ATCTTCTCTACAAGGATTATCAGGGTGACCAAAAGTTCACTGTAACTACCTACACTTCAAATGGGGTG GCCATTACATCATCTGGGACGAAGAAAGGTGAGTTGTTTTTAGCTGATGTTAACACGCAgctgaagaacaagaacatcACTACTGATGTGAAAGTTGACACTAATTCTAAC GTTTTCACGACTATCAGTGTTGATGAACCTGCTCCTGGAGTTAAGGCTATCTTTAGCTTTGTTGCTCCCGACCAAAAATCTGGCAAG GTGGAACTTCAGTATTTGCATGAGTACGCAGGAATAAGTACCAGCCTTGGTCTCACTGCAAAACCTTTGGTTAATTTCTCTGGCGTTGTTGGATATCACCAGGCTGCTTTTGGGACTGATATCTCATTCGACACGGCTACTGGGAACTTTACAAAATGCAATGCTGGAGCTAGTTTCATGACTCCCGACTTGATAGCATCCTTGATATT AAACGACAAAGGTGAAACACTTACAGCATCCTATTTTCACACTGTAAGCCCGTTAACCAATACTGCAGTCGGAGCAGAATTGATCCACAGCTTTTCAAGCAATGAAAATACCCTCGCCATTGGCACTCAGCATTTACTCGATCCACTCACTTTGGTGAAAGCTCGAGTCAACAACTATGGCAAGGCAAGTGCTCTCATACAACACGAATGGCGTCCTAGATCTCTCATCACCATCTCTGGTGAAGTGGACACTGGGTCTATAGAGAAAAGCGCGAAAATTGGACTTGCTGTAGCACTTAAACCCTGA
- the LOC142530899 gene encoding serine/threonine-protein kinase PBL34-like isoform X1 has translation MGLKGDGVKVKSWESKGTKKKDGDVDGVEETGCWIKLRFIRSCISSRSKVDTSLSGISTHESKSTKGTSIDQPAAPIILSTTTSNGETNSSTSKPEDEFNISSRLRKFAFNDLKLATRNFRPESLLGEGGFGCVFKGWIEENGTAPVKPGTGLTVAVKTLNHDGLQGHNEWLAEVNFLGDLVHPNLVKLIGYCIEDYQRLLVYEFMPRGSLENHLFRSIHLVSFQLHLLYLISLFVDCGCKSQNRVMYNLFCATLQFLGNLTTIILAGSLPLPWSIRMKIALGAAKGLAFLHEEAERPVIYRDFKTANILLNAEYNATLSDFGLAKDAPDEGKTHVSTRVMGTYGYAAPEYVMTGHLTSKSDVYSFGVVLLEMLTGRRSMDRNRPNGEHNLVEWARPHLGERRQFYRLIDPRLEGHFSVKGTQKAAQIAARCLSRDPKARPLMSEVVEALKPLPNLKDMASSSYHFQTVQVDRVGSNPNSRNGQHHPRRLSIPIGSQASPFHQSAQNSPKPNGKS, from the exons ATGGGGCTAAAGGGAGATGGCGTAAAGGTGAAGTCTTGGGAATCAAAGGGGactaagaagaaagatggtgaTGTTGATGGTGTGGAGGAGACTGGTTGCTGGATTAAGTTGAGATTTATTCGTAGTTGTATTTCTTCAAGATCTAAAGTTGATACCTCTCTTAGTGGTATCAGCACTCACG AAAGTAAATCCACAAAAGGTACCAGCATAGACCAACCAGCTGCTCCCATAATCCTATCCACCACCACTAGCAATGGCGAAACCAATTCTTCAACATCCAAACCTGAAGATGAATTTAACATCTCTTCCCGGCTTCGAAAATTTGCATTCAATGACCTCAAGTTGGCAACAAGAAACTTTAGACCAGAATCCCTTCTTGGAGAAGGGGGATTTGGCTGTGTATTTAAGGGCTGGATAGAAGAGAATGGTACAGCTCCAGTCAAACCGGGGACAGGACTTACTGTTGCTGTCAAGACCCTAAATCACGATGGACTTCAGGGTCACAACGAATGGCTG GCCGAGGTAAATTTTCTTGGGGACCTTGTACATCCTAATTTGGTAAAATTGATCGGTTACTGTATAGAAGATTATCAGAGGCTGTTAGTTTATGAGTTCATGCCTAGAGGAAGCTTGGAGAATCACCTTTTCAGAAGTATTCATCTGGTTTCTTTTCAACTGCACTTATTATATTTGATTTCCTTGTTTGTAGACTGTGGTTGCAAATCTCAAAACCGAGTAATGTATAATTTGTTTTGTGCTACGTTGCAATTTCTTGGTAATCTAACGACTATAATTCTTGCAGGATCTCTCCCTCTTCCATGGTCTATCCGGATGAAAATTGCTCTAGGTGCTGCCAAGGGTCTTGCTTTTCTTCACGAAGAAGCAGAAAGGCCAGTGATCTATCGTGATTTTAAGACGGCAAACATTCTGTTAAATGCT GAATATAATGCCACGCTCTCTGATTTTGGACTTGCAAAAGATGCTCCAGATGAAGGGAAAACTCATGTTTCCACTCGTGTTATGGGTACCTATGGTTATGCAGCCCCGGAATATGTGATGACAG GACATCTTACATCAAAAAGCGACGTGTATAGCTTTGGTGTTGTTCTTCTTGAAATGCTCACAGGCAGAAGATCAATGGACAGAAACCGGCCTAATGGGGAACATAACCTTGTAGAATGGGCTAGGCCTCATCTTGGTGAAAGGAGACAGTTTTATCGTCTGATAGATCCCCGTCTTGAAGGTCATTTTTCTGTTAAAGGTACCCAGAAAGCTGCACAAATAGCTGCTCGTTGCCTTAGTCGAGATCCCAAAGCTAGGCCGCTAATGAGTGAAGTAGTTGAAGCTTTAAAGCCATTGCCAAACCTCAAAGACATGGCTAGTTCATCTTACCACTTTCAAACTGTTCAAGTTGACCGGGTCGGATCAAACCCGAATTCAAGAAACGGCCAGCACCATCCAAGAAGACTATCCATACCGATTGGTTCTCAGGCTTCACCGTTTCATCAGTCGGCTCAAAACTCACCAAAACCAAATGGTAAATCATAA
- the LOC142530899 gene encoding serine/threonine-protein kinase PBL34-like isoform X2, with the protein MGLKGDGVKVKSWESKGTKKKDGDVDGVEETGCWIKLRFIRSCISSRSKVDTSLSGISTHGTSIDQPAAPIILSTTTSNGETNSSTSKPEDEFNISSRLRKFAFNDLKLATRNFRPESLLGEGGFGCVFKGWIEENGTAPVKPGTGLTVAVKTLNHDGLQGHNEWLAEVNFLGDLVHPNLVKLIGYCIEDYQRLLVYEFMPRGSLENHLFRSIHLVSFQLHLLYLISLFVDCGCKSQNRVMYNLFCATLQFLGNLTTIILAGSLPLPWSIRMKIALGAAKGLAFLHEEAERPVIYRDFKTANILLNAEYNATLSDFGLAKDAPDEGKTHVSTRVMGTYGYAAPEYVMTGHLTSKSDVYSFGVVLLEMLTGRRSMDRNRPNGEHNLVEWARPHLGERRQFYRLIDPRLEGHFSVKGTQKAAQIAARCLSRDPKARPLMSEVVEALKPLPNLKDMASSSYHFQTVQVDRVGSNPNSRNGQHHPRRLSIPIGSQASPFHQSAQNSPKPNGKS; encoded by the exons ATGGGGCTAAAGGGAGATGGCGTAAAGGTGAAGTCTTGGGAATCAAAGGGGactaagaagaaagatggtgaTGTTGATGGTGTGGAGGAGACTGGTTGCTGGATTAAGTTGAGATTTATTCGTAGTTGTATTTCTTCAAGATCTAAAGTTGATACCTCTCTTAGTGGTATCAGCACTCACG GTACCAGCATAGACCAACCAGCTGCTCCCATAATCCTATCCACCACCACTAGCAATGGCGAAACCAATTCTTCAACATCCAAACCTGAAGATGAATTTAACATCTCTTCCCGGCTTCGAAAATTTGCATTCAATGACCTCAAGTTGGCAACAAGAAACTTTAGACCAGAATCCCTTCTTGGAGAAGGGGGATTTGGCTGTGTATTTAAGGGCTGGATAGAAGAGAATGGTACAGCTCCAGTCAAACCGGGGACAGGACTTACTGTTGCTGTCAAGACCCTAAATCACGATGGACTTCAGGGTCACAACGAATGGCTG GCCGAGGTAAATTTTCTTGGGGACCTTGTACATCCTAATTTGGTAAAATTGATCGGTTACTGTATAGAAGATTATCAGAGGCTGTTAGTTTATGAGTTCATGCCTAGAGGAAGCTTGGAGAATCACCTTTTCAGAAGTATTCATCTGGTTTCTTTTCAACTGCACTTATTATATTTGATTTCCTTGTTTGTAGACTGTGGTTGCAAATCTCAAAACCGAGTAATGTATAATTTGTTTTGTGCTACGTTGCAATTTCTTGGTAATCTAACGACTATAATTCTTGCAGGATCTCTCCCTCTTCCATGGTCTATCCGGATGAAAATTGCTCTAGGTGCTGCCAAGGGTCTTGCTTTTCTTCACGAAGAAGCAGAAAGGCCAGTGATCTATCGTGATTTTAAGACGGCAAACATTCTGTTAAATGCT GAATATAATGCCACGCTCTCTGATTTTGGACTTGCAAAAGATGCTCCAGATGAAGGGAAAACTCATGTTTCCACTCGTGTTATGGGTACCTATGGTTATGCAGCCCCGGAATATGTGATGACAG GACATCTTACATCAAAAAGCGACGTGTATAGCTTTGGTGTTGTTCTTCTTGAAATGCTCACAGGCAGAAGATCAATGGACAGAAACCGGCCTAATGGGGAACATAACCTTGTAGAATGGGCTAGGCCTCATCTTGGTGAAAGGAGACAGTTTTATCGTCTGATAGATCCCCGTCTTGAAGGTCATTTTTCTGTTAAAGGTACCCAGAAAGCTGCACAAATAGCTGCTCGTTGCCTTAGTCGAGATCCCAAAGCTAGGCCGCTAATGAGTGAAGTAGTTGAAGCTTTAAAGCCATTGCCAAACCTCAAAGACATGGCTAGTTCATCTTACCACTTTCAAACTGTTCAAGTTGACCGGGTCGGATCAAACCCGAATTCAAGAAACGGCCAGCACCATCCAAGAAGACTATCCATACCGATTGGTTCTCAGGCTTCACCGTTTCATCAGTCGGCTCAAAACTCACCAAAACCAAATGGTAAATCATAA
- the LOC142530899 gene encoding serine/threonine-protein kinase PBL34-like isoform X3: MGLKGDGVKVKSWESKGTKKKDGDVDGVEETGCWIKLRFIRSCISSRSKVDTSLSGISTHESKSTKGTSIDQPAAPIILSTTTSNGETNSSTSKPEDEFNISSRLRKFAFNDLKLATRNFRPESLLGEGGFGCVFKGWIEENGTAPVKPGTGLTVAVKTLNHDGLQGHNEWLAEVNFLGDLVHPNLVKLIGYCIEDYQRLLVYEFMPRGSLENHLFRRSLPLPWSIRMKIALGAAKGLAFLHEEAERPVIYRDFKTANILLNAEYNATLSDFGLAKDAPDEGKTHVSTRVMGTYGYAAPEYVMTGHLTSKSDVYSFGVVLLEMLTGRRSMDRNRPNGEHNLVEWARPHLGERRQFYRLIDPRLEGHFSVKGTQKAAQIAARCLSRDPKARPLMSEVVEALKPLPNLKDMASSSYHFQTVQVDRVGSNPNSRNGQHHPRRLSIPIGSQASPFHQSAQNSPKPNGKS, encoded by the exons ATGGGGCTAAAGGGAGATGGCGTAAAGGTGAAGTCTTGGGAATCAAAGGGGactaagaagaaagatggtgaTGTTGATGGTGTGGAGGAGACTGGTTGCTGGATTAAGTTGAGATTTATTCGTAGTTGTATTTCTTCAAGATCTAAAGTTGATACCTCTCTTAGTGGTATCAGCACTCACG AAAGTAAATCCACAAAAGGTACCAGCATAGACCAACCAGCTGCTCCCATAATCCTATCCACCACCACTAGCAATGGCGAAACCAATTCTTCAACATCCAAACCTGAAGATGAATTTAACATCTCTTCCCGGCTTCGAAAATTTGCATTCAATGACCTCAAGTTGGCAACAAGAAACTTTAGACCAGAATCCCTTCTTGGAGAAGGGGGATTTGGCTGTGTATTTAAGGGCTGGATAGAAGAGAATGGTACAGCTCCAGTCAAACCGGGGACAGGACTTACTGTTGCTGTCAAGACCCTAAATCACGATGGACTTCAGGGTCACAACGAATGGCTG GCCGAGGTAAATTTTCTTGGGGACCTTGTACATCCTAATTTGGTAAAATTGATCGGTTACTGTATAGAAGATTATCAGAGGCTGTTAGTTTATGAGTTCATGCCTAGAGGAAGCTTGGAGAATCACCTTTTCAGAA GATCTCTCCCTCTTCCATGGTCTATCCGGATGAAAATTGCTCTAGGTGCTGCCAAGGGTCTTGCTTTTCTTCACGAAGAAGCAGAAAGGCCAGTGATCTATCGTGATTTTAAGACGGCAAACATTCTGTTAAATGCT GAATATAATGCCACGCTCTCTGATTTTGGACTTGCAAAAGATGCTCCAGATGAAGGGAAAACTCATGTTTCCACTCGTGTTATGGGTACCTATGGTTATGCAGCCCCGGAATATGTGATGACAG GACATCTTACATCAAAAAGCGACGTGTATAGCTTTGGTGTTGTTCTTCTTGAAATGCTCACAGGCAGAAGATCAATGGACAGAAACCGGCCTAATGGGGAACATAACCTTGTAGAATGGGCTAGGCCTCATCTTGGTGAAAGGAGACAGTTTTATCGTCTGATAGATCCCCGTCTTGAAGGTCATTTTTCTGTTAAAGGTACCCAGAAAGCTGCACAAATAGCTGCTCGTTGCCTTAGTCGAGATCCCAAAGCTAGGCCGCTAATGAGTGAAGTAGTTGAAGCTTTAAAGCCATTGCCAAACCTCAAAGACATGGCTAGTTCATCTTACCACTTTCAAACTGTTCAAGTTGACCGGGTCGGATCAAACCCGAATTCAAGAAACGGCCAGCACCATCCAAGAAGACTATCCATACCGATTGGTTCTCAGGCTTCACCGTTTCATCAGTCGGCTCAAAACTCACCAAAACCAAATGGTAAATCATAA